One Chryseobacterium sp. StRB126 genomic region harbors:
- a CDS encoding M28 family peptidase, whose protein sequence is MKRITTLLCTSLIAQSISAQTFIQAYKDRADMVTQTNITTNLQDFGSFGIKKTGSQANTNALNWIKNKYLAYGYTASQITESPFTYGSVTSKNLIITKTGTLYPNKYVIICGHFDTINGPGVNDNGSGTSIILEAARILQNVPTEYSIKFIHFSGEEQGLIGSSHYVNNVAYQNGIRKLDIKLVFNLDQVGGVKGNNNNTVYCDEDQGGLSSNNAASAAVTQQLRNCTALYSPLQTAVDPAADTDYIPFEQKGEIITGFFEKIRSTFPHSSKDTFANVDPVYVYNIGKATVGALQHFATASTTLAVNKSASQNGLENVKLYPNPANNILNIELPDKTANFSFEITNVSGRTLLKVNNETKINVSTLERGVYMGILKVGDQTLVKNILIER, encoded by the coding sequence ATGAAAAGAATTACCACTCTCTTATGCACTTCATTAATTGCGCAGAGCATTAGCGCTCAAACTTTTATTCAGGCTTATAAGGACAGGGCTGATATGGTAACCCAAACCAATATTACAACGAATCTCCAGGATTTCGGTAGTTTTGGGATTAAAAAAACTGGGTCCCAAGCCAATACCAATGCCTTAAACTGGATCAAAAACAAGTATCTTGCTTATGGTTATACGGCCAGCCAGATTACGGAAAGCCCTTTCACTTATGGATCGGTAACTTCAAAAAATTTGATTATTACTAAAACCGGAACCCTTTATCCTAATAAATACGTGATTATCTGTGGGCACTTTGACACCATTAACGGACCAGGAGTTAATGATAATGGAAGTGGTACATCTATTATTCTTGAAGCGGCCAGAATATTACAAAATGTACCTACAGAGTATTCTATTAAGTTTATTCACTTTTCCGGAGAAGAACAAGGGTTGATTGGAAGTTCCCATTACGTTAATAATGTAGCCTATCAAAACGGAATTCGTAAACTGGATATAAAGCTGGTCTTTAACCTTGATCAGGTAGGTGGTGTAAAAGGAAATAACAATAATACGGTGTACTGTGACGAAGATCAGGGAGGTCTTTCCAGTAATAATGCGGCTTCAGCTGCGGTAACACAACAGCTCAGAAACTGTACCGCCCTTTATTCTCCGCTTCAAACAGCTGTAGATCCTGCTGCAGATACTGATTATATTCCTTTTGAGCAGAAAGGTGAAATCATCACCGGTTTTTTCGAAAAAATAAGAAGTACTTTTCCACACAGTTCCAAAGATACTTTTGCCAATGTAGATCCTGTGTATGTTTATAATATTGGAAAGGCCACAGTGGGAGCTTTGCAGCATTTTGCTACAGCCTCTACAACGTTAGCTGTGAATAAGTCAGCCTCACAAAATGGATTAGAAAATGTAAAGCTCTACCCTAACCCGGCCAATAACATCCTTAATATTGAATTACCGGATAAAACAGCCAATTTCAGTTTTGAAATAACCAATGTGTCAGGAAGAACCCTACTGAAAGTGAATAATGAAACTAAAATTAATGTTTCAACTTTGGAAAGAGGTGTCTATATGGGAATTTTAAAAGTGGGAGATCAGACTCTTGTTAAAAACATTTTGATTGAGAGATAA
- a CDS encoding M28 family peptidase, whose protein sequence is MKKITSFLLIVIASHSISAQSFIQAYQNRADAVSQTDIITNLQAFASLGLKKTGTQANADALNWIKNKYLSYGYTASQISEDTFPYLNTTSKNLIITKTGTVYPNKYVIICGHFDSIAGSGVNDNGSGTSIILEAARILRTIPTEYSIKFIHFSGEEQGLLGSYHYVDNVVYQGSNRILDIKLVFNLDQVGGVMGNNNNTVYCDEDMGGLPGNNAASAAITQELRNCTALYSTLQTAVDPAENTDYIPFEERGEIITGFFERIRSSYPHTVNDTFANTDPEYIYKIGKASVGALQHFAGASTQTLGTQETISKNPLESIKIYPNPAKDFISIEFPDSKITNFSFEITDFEGRSLFKTYNKTKVNISSLENGAYVGIIKTGDKTVVRKVIIAK, encoded by the coding sequence ATGAAAAAAATCACTTCTTTTTTATTAATCGTTATAGCTTCACATAGTATCAGCGCACAAAGTTTTATTCAAGCTTATCAAAACAGAGCTGATGCGGTTTCTCAAACGGATATTATCACAAATCTGCAGGCATTTGCTAGTTTGGGGTTAAAAAAAACAGGAACTCAGGCTAATGCTGACGCACTCAATTGGATTAAAAACAAATATCTCTCTTACGGATATACAGCCAGCCAAATATCGGAAGATACTTTTCCTTATTTGAATACCACTTCAAAAAATTTAATCATAACAAAAACAGGAACAGTTTACCCTAATAAATATGTAATTATCTGTGGACATTTTGATAGCATTGCCGGTTCAGGTGTTAATGATAATGGAAGTGGAACCTCTATTATTTTAGAGGCGGCAAGAATTTTAAGAACAATTCCTACAGAATATTCCATTAAGTTCATTCATTTCTCCGGAGAAGAGCAAGGGCTTTTAGGCAGTTATCATTATGTAGACAATGTTGTTTATCAAGGAAGTAATCGTATTCTGGATATTAAACTGGTTTTCAACCTGGATCAGGTAGGAGGAGTAATGGGAAATAATAATAACACCGTGTATTGTGACGAAGACATGGGAGGTCTTCCGGGTAATAATGCTGCTTCTGCTGCCATAACACAGGAGTTAAGAAATTGCACGGCATTGTATTCCACTCTTCAGACTGCTGTTGACCCTGCCGAAAATACAGATTATATTCCATTCGAAGAAAGAGGAGAGATTATCACAGGTTTTTTTGAAAGGATCAGAAGTAGCTACCCACATACCGTTAATGACACTTTTGCCAATACAGATCCGGAGTATATTTATAAGATTGGAAAGGCATCTGTAGGAGCACTACAACATTTTGCTGGTGCTTCTACACAAACATTAGGAACGCAGGAAACTATTTCAAAAAACCCTTTAGAATCTATAAAAATCTACCCTAATCCGGCAAAGGACTTCATCAGCATTGAATTTCCAGATTCTAAAATAACGAATTTCAGTTTTGAAATCACTGATTTTGAGGGACGTTCTTTATTTAAAACATATAATAAAACTAAAGTTAATATCTCAAGCCTGGAAAACGGTGCTTATGTTGGGATTATAAAGACCGGTGATAAGACTGTAGTAAGGAAGGTTATTATAGCCAAATAA
- a CDS encoding M28 family peptidase: MKKIAVFLFTSLVLQNIGAQNLIQAYKTRADMVSQTNITNYLTDFENLGVKTTGSLVNTNTLNWLKTKYTSYGYTASQIEEDPFTYTTFNGNSISSKNLVITKIGTVYPDKFVIICGHYDTIVGPGVSDNGSGTSILLEAARILKDVPTEYSIKFIHFSGEEQGLKGSYHYADNIAYQGITRKLDIKLVLNIDQVGGQLGNNNNTITCEKDISGMSGNNAASAAVTQELAVCTGLYSPLQTFTSNAYNSDYIPFEQKGYTITGFYEYIRSENEHSTNDTFANIDPVYVFNVGKAAVGALQHFAVASTANNTLGAQDTTGQRLSETVNIYPNPAKNLLTVELPQNIKQFNIEISDMTGNTVLRSENQHKIDTTPLINGTYMISIKTAKDHIIKKMIIEK, encoded by the coding sequence ATGAAAAAAATAGCTGTTTTTTTATTTACCTCCTTAGTGTTGCAAAATATCGGAGCACAGAATCTTATTCAGGCCTATAAGACCAGAGCGGATATGGTTTCTCAAACAAATATCACGAACTATCTTACTGATTTTGAAAATCTTGGAGTAAAAACTACAGGTTCCCTTGTAAATACCAATACGCTGAACTGGCTGAAGACCAAGTATACCTCTTATGGATATACGGCCAGCCAGATTGAAGAAGACCCTTTTACTTATACAACTTTTAACGGAAATAGTATCAGTTCTAAAAATTTAGTGATTACTAAAATAGGAACTGTTTATCCAGACAAGTTTGTAATTATCTGTGGACATTATGACACCATCGTTGGACCTGGAGTTAGTGATAATGGCAGTGGTACTTCTATCCTTTTAGAAGCAGCAAGAATATTAAAAGACGTTCCTACTGAATACTCTATTAAGTTTATTCATTTCTCTGGAGAAGAACAAGGACTTAAAGGAAGTTATCATTACGCGGACAATATTGCTTATCAAGGGATTACACGTAAATTAGATATTAAGTTAGTTCTCAATATAGATCAGGTAGGCGGCCAGTTAGGAAACAATAATAATACGATTACTTGTGAAAAAGATATCAGTGGAATGTCCGGAAATAATGCGGCATCTGCTGCTGTAACTCAGGAATTGGCTGTATGTACAGGACTTTACTCTCCTCTTCAGACTTTTACTTCTAACGCATATAATTCGGATTATATCCCTTTTGAACAGAAAGGTTATACTATTACCGGTTTTTATGAATATATCAGAAGTGAAAATGAACACAGTACAAATGATACTTTTGCCAATATAGATCCTGTTTACGTTTTTAATGTAGGTAAGGCAGCTGTAGGAGCATTACAGCATTTTGCGGTTGCTTCTACTGCAAATAATACTCTGGGAGCACAGGATACTACAGGACAAAGATTATCAGAAACTGTAAATATTTATCCTAACCCGGCAAAAAATCTGTTAACGGTGGAATTGCCCCAAAACATTAAGCAGTTCAATATTGAAATTTCCGATATGACCGGAAATACAGTGCTTCGTTCTGAGAATCAACACAAAATAGATACTACCCCTTTGATTAATGGAACATATATGATCTCTATAAAAACAGCCAAAGATCATATCATTAAGAAGATGATCATTGAAAAATAA
- the rplT gene encoding 50S ribosomal protein L20, translating into MPRSVNAVASRARRKKIFKQAKGFFGRRKNVWTVAKNAVEKAMQYAYRGRKEKKRNFRALWITRINAGTREHGMSYSQFMGALKKNNIELNRKVLADLAMNHPEAFKAVVDQVK; encoded by the coding sequence ATGCCAAGATCAGTAAATGCGGTAGCTTCAAGAGCTCGCAGAAAGAAAATTTTTAAGCAAGCTAAAGGTTTCTTCGGTAGAAGAAAGAACGTTTGGACTGTAGCTAAAAACGCGGTAGAAAAAGCAATGCAATATGCTTACCGTGGTAGAAAAGAGAAGAAAAGAAACTTCAGAGCACTTTGGATCACTCGTATCAACGCGGGAACTAGAGAGCACGGAATGTCTTACTCTCAATTTATGGGAGCTCTTAAAAAGAACAACATTGAGCTTAACAGAAAAGTTTTAGCAGATTTAGCAATGAATCACCCTGAAGCTTTCAAAGCTGTTGTAGATCAAGTAAAATAA
- the rpmI gene encoding 50S ribosomal protein L35 encodes MPKLKTKSGAKKRFALTGTGKIKRKNAYKSHILTKKETKQKRNLTSTSYVAKVDEKSVQRQLAIK; translated from the coding sequence ATGCCAAAATTAAAAACGAAATCAGGTGCTAAGAAACGTTTTGCTCTTACTGGAACAGGTAAGATCAAAAGAAAAAACGCTTACAAAAGCCACATCTTAACTAAGAAAGAAACTAAGCAGAAGAGAAATCTTACTAGTACTTCTTACGTAGCTAAAGTGGACGAGAAAAGCGTTCAACGTCAATTAGCAATTAAGTAG